GTCATCTCTTTGGAGTTGTCATCTGAATTTGTTTTTCCTCATTGAcgatgttttgtattttttaagaatGACTGATTAACAagcaaaacgagcaagatgggccgaatggcctcctctcatttgtaaactttcttatgttcttatgaagcacAATTCTTGTCCGTGTCTGCAGCATCAGTTTTTCCACTTGAAAATCCTGCTGAGCTGTCCTTCAGAATGTAATGTTACCTTTTTGACTAGATACATTTAGCAACGAGAAAAGCTGGTTAAAGTACATTGACGAAATAATTAAATACGTTATTATAGAATTTCACTGCTACAAGTAAAACAAGCATTCCTACTGAAGTAATACGGCCTTGCATTGCTGAATCTCTTTACAAATCAGTACATTACAGCTTGACCTGATTCTGTATGAAATCTTTGGTCCACAATACAGacaattttggatttttttttcatgctacCACCAGAAAACAAAGGCACTTATATTATACACCAGGTGAATGATTTTACTCATGAGCATAGTAATCTGTTTCagaaacacaaccaaaaaaatatattaaaattaatctgCATTGCGCATTCAAACGCTTAATATTACATCCAATATTTAAAAGGCACTACCCGGACACTTGGCAGGATATTGTATTCATATAAAGTTGAGATGTGGTTTTGGACAAAATAAACTATTGGTTAATACACTAGGGTTCTTTCGCTGAATGTAGCGCGGGCAATTTCAACTGAAAAATGTTTGGTATACTGAGCAAAACGACCATGGTGGGTATACCAGAGCAATCAAAGCCACCACACCTGCCTAATTTTATCAGAAACTCTCAATTCTGTTTCCCTCACACACCCCTGCTACATCTCACAGTCAGCCAGGTAAGTAGACAATAGCTCCCAATAGTATTACTCATTGTTGGTGATACCCCGCCTCTGGGTCTGGAGCATTGTGGGAGTAGTGCCTAAGGAATGAAAGAAAAAGAGCCAGTCTCCCAGTCTCACTCCCAACCCAGGAGATACAGTCGTAGTCTTGAGGGGGCACACTCCACCAAATCCcagaacacaaataaacacagatcacaaactgaaacaaaaataagaGCGTTACCCTATACCAAGACAACTAAGCAATAACATTATAAATGTCTGCTTTAGGCAGCAAACGTATATGATGTATTAAATAGGTACACTCATCCAGGCAGCGCAAGTCCTGCCATTAAAATTTCAAGTACCTTTTCACTGTTAGCAAAGAGCCGCTAAGCCTGGCATGTCGATCTTTACaggactctctctctcactcgaGGATGAGCTTTGCACCAGTTAAAGGTCCTCTGTGTAGATTATACAGGGGCTGGCGTCGTCGCTCGACTTCAGCTGCACGCTGGACACAAACCACCTCTTGGTGCTGGCAGAGTTGTAGTTGAGGGTGGTTCTGTAAATGTTCTTGGCGTGCTTGGGGAAGACGATGGTCGTGCTCTGGAACCGCAGTGCTTTCTGCCGGGGCTCGAACTGAAGCTCAGACTTGTAGTTCCGCCACGTGCAGTTAGGGGCCGCTATGATGGTCTCGCTGTAAGAGGTGACAGTGGGGATCGGGGCGCAGTAGACTTCATTTCTGTAGTGCTTGTCGGAGTCGTACTTCACCTCCGAGTTGCACCTGGAAtaaatgcaattgaaattaaaataagttgtcagaggtaaaaagaaaaatagctgtTTGATAAATCATTTATTTGGAACAGGGCGAAGGCTGGACGTGAACTGGGGACCCGCCACAccacaagcgagcatcttaaccacaatgcaaaagagtattcgtggttttagagtttttaacctcatctcaccaacggGACGACAGAATCCATAAAGACAGTGTAtcacagcactgcccattacataCGCTTTTTTCAAGAATACAAGACCAGGGGGCAAAAGATAGGGAGGTAATTGTAAACACAACACAACAGTGTCCTTGCGCCATAACAGCAGCTCCAGGAATGACTTTCGACAGCTAAGAATAACTGATTCAACTCTGAGAAGAACAGTACCAGTTCCAGCCACTAGGTGGCACTGCTATCTAAATATAATCAGCGAGGATCTAATCCACAGAGCAGGCAAACTAATGCTGGCTCTATCATGAATTAAATATTGAAGAAAATGTAAACCCACCACCACTCAGAAACATGCACATATCCCATATGCAGGTTCTCATTACTGGTGGAACTGTTGCTGGTCAATCACCACCCTACCCTTAAGAAAAAGTCTGCGCTCAAAAAAACCCAGACGGTATTTGCACTCAATGGATCCATTATAAAATTCTAATGATCTAAACCTCATAGAGCAACTCAGCCAATCACATTCAAGGGTATTTAAGCCATAATTAGTTTTTAAGTGtagtgcacaaggaggttaacaaTTATAAGAAAGGTCTGGCAAGtcgtttattttatgtttacctCCACCTTTATTGCACTTAAAAACCAATCATGTATCATTACtttatagaaaaaatacattgaaacatGTCTTGTTTCCTTTCTTCTGCTTTTTATACTGGGCTATCTGAATGAATCTAGACAATCGTGTTTTTTACTTTGCTCTCTCTTTAGCCagttggaatatatatatttttttcatcttaAGCTTGTTAAGCTTCTTAACTACAGAAAAAGCTGGAATGTATTGTGACATATCCTACAGCGACCGAGCGATCTGATTGGTTGTAAAGGTGGTGGTGTAGAACAGCAGTGGCCAaccctgcaggttttctgggtctctttaaatcatcaatggccAAAGTCCTAGGAAAcatgttagtgttgaccaatttaaaaaaacaattatgttacgaaaataattggttcaattaagtaattgagaacttgggtggaacgaaaaccagaagaccctgcggctctccaggaccaggactggtcACCCCTAGTGTAGAATATACGGCAAGCCATATAGTTGTGCAGCGCAAGATATTCTGATCAACATGATGTACACCTCAAGGAGGTGCGGAGGATAGAAAAGCTTTAACTGACCTGATTTCTTTAGCTGGTTCTGATTTCACCTCGATGCTTTCTCCGAAGAACACCGGGTACATTCTGGGCTTCATCTCAGTCCCAGGGGAGTTCAGGAGGAGATATGGCAACTGGGCACAACAGGGGAATGAAAAGGTGAGACGCATTCCATTCCAGAATCGGATTTTGCAAAATAAGCACTGATTATAAATGTTACGGCACTCCAAGGGTGATATGAGATAACAAATACACATCcaatagaaatacaaatacactgtTCTGTGCAGATgtgcagaatttatttttaaaactatactatattatatactACACAAACACCTTTCATGTAATTTCCCAAGGCTCTGCATATTGTCGGTTGACAAACCAGAataaaaccaatatatatatatatatatatatatatatatatatatatatatatatatatatatatataaataaaaactaaaataataagaACAGATTCAGAATGGCcagatgaaataaataaatagagtcTGGTGGCAAAGCCTGTCATAGTTTGGGGTCTTTATAAGATTATGTACTGATTCCCTGGGATTAGCAGAGGAAACAGATACCAGTATTAATGTTTTAAAGGTTAGCAAGGGTCGTAACCACCATGGATGTACAGTTTCACCTACGGActacagcaggggtgtccaatcaggGTCACAGAGGGCCACTCcacaccaggtttaacaggtgaaatGTAATGAGGCATGTCAgggtcaattaaacaattcagaacagggttagaacaaagaccagcaACAGAAGGGCTAACTCTGTACACCCCTGAGCTACAGCTCTGTTATCCCCTGAGCTACAGCTCTGTACACCCATGAGCTACAGCTCTGTACACCCATGAGCTACAGCTCTGTACACCCCTGAGCTACACCTGACCTACAGTACATGGTATGACTGGTATATGTATAGTCTCTTATTTGATAGCATTTGCCTGTTTGGCCCAGTATGCACAGTCCTTGATGTATaaggattgtttgttttttgtgtgatatgcatgcatgaaaacaaaactgcaagcTGTCAGTTCTTTGTAAATTGACTTTGGTAAATAGCAGCAGAAAAGTATGATAAATGCTCTTGTGTTtcattgtttgttgtttgttcttttgAATGGTCGggtaggttgtttttttgttgctgttgttttttgctgACCTAAGCAGGGATGTCTGAACAATATCCCTTTTGTACTTCAGcctgggttttattttattttcaatccCCCTGTCTATCCCAATGGATTTGCTTGTCAAAGCACAAATCAAGCCAGCTTTTAAAGTGAAAGCTGTTTACAACTGTATAAGCCTTGGCATTGGTGGCTATAGCTGAATCTGTTCTGCAATACTGGAACAAACTAGACGATGGCTATATTATTTTGGAGTGAGAAAGGCTTTAAGTTAATTAACTTAATGGAAGAAAACTCCTTTGTGTCATATAGTTTTATCACAGTGAATGTGTGCAGCCAAGCAAATCAAATCACCCTTGAAATGTTTAACTGTTTCTCTCTCCCGCTCTCTAGCTGTTATCAGTCTGTAACTCCAGGGTACACTGTTCATTTTTTCCCAGTGGTGTTGCTAGGATATCTGGACATTGGgagcacattttttaatgtcttccataatattatttttattttggttgcaAGTTAAAATGgtccatttgttttaagtacaggGAATCCCCTTAACATTTTCTTAAGAACTATGTTAAAAGCATCGCAGAAAAATCAGGCGGATAATAGAAATGACGTTGGAACAGCTTTATATTCAGAAAAATGATACGCCAAAAGTTTTTTTGATAAACTAATTTGTCTAGAGCTGTGTCTGGTTGTATAGACACAGATAACTCCATCCAACGAGAAAAGAGAGCTCTATTATTCACATGTACAGCTgcaattaattgtgtttttagtCATGCCAGAAGCCGTCGCCATAGAAATGCAAGCTGGATGGTACTGTAGGACAGGTTTGACACATTACATAAAGTGCTGCAAATAAAACCCTCA
Above is a window of Polyodon spathula isolate WHYD16114869_AA chromosome 25, ASM1765450v1, whole genome shotgun sequence DNA encoding:
- the LOC121299927 gene encoding refilin-A-like; this translates as MVGHLHLQAMDDSLKGKNREGLLDSPDSGLPPSPSPPFYSISPAILESRAGGSSTPIEQHGYNYRKDSKEGKLLPYLLLNSPGTEMKPRMYPVFFGESIEVKSEPAKEIRCNSEVKYDSDKHYRNEVYCAPIPTVTSYSETIIAAPNCTWRNYKSELQFEPRQKALRFQSTTIVFPKHAKNIYRTTLNYNSASTKRWFVSSVQLKSSDDASPCIIYTEDL